A stretch of Janibacter endophyticus DNA encodes these proteins:
- the ligD gene encoding non-homologous end-joining DNA ligase yields MLASSTDRVPAGDAWVHEVKWDGMRVLVDVRDGHLTIWSRSERDVTVAFPELAGLAELYDDLLLDGEIVALRDGVPSFHALADRMHVTSAHRAQQLAATAPVTLMVFDVLRVLGQDVTGQPWHARRALLEQLEIDTARWQVPPIYDDGEMLLGVTEEQGLEGIVSKRRDSLYLPGRRSADWLKLPHRATVSVVVGGWRPETGSAGRLGAVLVGIPGEGGLRFAGRVGSGLAGKAGARLRDLLEEASGSPFADDLPRVDAAGARWVEPTVVIDVASLGRTDGGRLRQPSFQRTRPDLTPEDLDA; encoded by the coding sequence ATGCTCGCCTCGTCGACCGACCGCGTGCCGGCCGGCGACGCCTGGGTGCACGAGGTGAAGTGGGACGGGATGCGCGTGCTCGTCGACGTGCGCGACGGACACCTGACGATCTGGTCACGCAGCGAGCGAGACGTCACCGTGGCGTTCCCTGAGCTCGCCGGCCTGGCCGAGCTCTACGACGACCTCCTCCTTGACGGCGAGATCGTCGCGCTGCGCGACGGTGTGCCTTCCTTCCACGCGCTCGCCGACCGGATGCACGTCACCTCGGCCCATCGGGCACAGCAGCTCGCGGCCACGGCACCCGTAACCCTCATGGTCTTCGACGTCCTACGAGTCCTCGGGCAGGACGTCACCGGGCAGCCGTGGCACGCCCGTCGTGCCCTGCTCGAGCAGCTCGAGATCGACACCGCCCGCTGGCAGGTGCCGCCCATCTACGACGACGGCGAGATGCTTCTCGGCGTCACCGAGGAGCAGGGTCTGGAGGGGATCGTCAGCAAGCGCCGCGACTCCCTCTATCTCCCCGGCCGCCGGTCGGCCGACTGGCTCAAGCTCCCCCACCGAGCGACCGTCTCCGTCGTCGTCGGCGGGTGGCGTCCCGAGACGGGCTCGGCCGGCCGGCTCGGCGCGGTCCTCGTCGGCATCCCGGGCGAGGGGGGTCTGCGCTTCGCCGGTCGGGTCGGGTCCGGCCTCGCCGGCAAGGCCGGCGCGCGGCTGCGCGACCTCCTCGAGGAGGCGAGCGGATCCCCCTTCGCCGACGACCTCCCGCGGGTGGACGCGGCCGGGGCCCGCTGGGTCGAGCCGACCGTCGTCATCGATGTCGCGTCGCTCGGACGCACCGACGGGGGCCGGCTGCGGCAGCCCTCGTTCCAGCGCACCCGCCCCGACCTCACCCCGGAGGACCTCGATGCCTGA
- the ligD gene encoding non-homologous end-joining DNA ligase — MPEPDVARVKVAGRTLRLTSLDKVMYPATETTKGEVLAYYAAVAPVLLPHLAGRPVTRVRWPHGVGDQSFFEKNVPSGAPSWLTRVQIDDVTYPFVTDAADLTYLVNLNALELHVPQWRVEDDQRVNPDRLVIDLDPGPPAGLHECARAALVVRDRLQQLGLELYPVTSGSKGMQLYAQLGGDLSSDQVRDLAQQLAQELTGAHPELLLWKMTKTLRPGKVFLDWSQNVAAKTTISPYSMRGRDDPWVATPRTWDEVEEGAERPDALRQLDIEEVRDRLDRHGDLAEGLLS; from the coding sequence ATGCCTGAGCCCGACGTCGCCCGCGTCAAGGTCGCCGGCCGCACCCTGCGCCTCACCTCCCTCGACAAGGTCATGTATCCCGCCACCGAGACGACGAAGGGGGAGGTGCTGGCCTACTACGCGGCCGTCGCCCCGGTCCTGCTGCCGCACCTCGCGGGCCGCCCGGTGACGCGCGTGCGGTGGCCGCACGGTGTCGGGGACCAGTCCTTCTTCGAGAAGAACGTCCCGTCCGGGGCGCCGTCCTGGCTGACCCGGGTGCAGATCGACGACGTCACCTACCCCTTCGTCACCGACGCCGCCGACCTCACCTACCTCGTCAACCTCAACGCCCTTGAGCTGCACGTCCCCCAGTGGCGGGTCGAGGACGACCAGCGGGTGAACCCCGACCGGCTCGTCATCGACCTCGATCCCGGTCCACCCGCCGGGTTGCACGAGTGCGCCCGCGCGGCGCTCGTCGTCCGCGACCGCCTCCAGCAGCTCGGCCTCGAGCTCTACCCGGTGACGTCGGGCAGCAAGGGCATGCAGCTCTACGCGCAGCTCGGCGGCGACCTCAGCTCCGACCAGGTGCGCGACCTCGCCCAGCAGCTCGCGCAGGAGCTCACCGGTGCCCACCCCGAGCTGCTGCTGTGGAAGATGACCAAGACGCTGCGCCCCGGCAAGGTCTTCCTCGACTGGAGCCAGAACGTCGCGGCCAAGACGACGATCAGCCCCTACTCGATGCGCGGGCGCGACGACCCGTGGGTGGCCACGCCGCGCACCTGGGACGAGGTCGAGGAGGGCGCCGAGCGCCCGGATGCGTTGCGGCAGCTCGACATCGAGGAGGTTCGAGACCGGCTCGACCGTCACGGTGATCTCGCCGAGGGGCTGCTCAGCTGA
- a CDS encoding (2Fe-2S)-binding protein, translating into MGPGQRPHRERPRPDQRRRHGRLREGQPLTHPSTEQAGAKTPFVAGLLALRPHLSYLDVVADGVPDPREVPLGGPLTDPDRVRRWVEAYARVTERQSGLAPPGMPSAFVLQHHLDPFATVVATAAVRGAWVLDPDPSCWWITLEPTYLYPLSVRVVQGEAREVHDLAVRLDAAAIGYRATGRRLAEAFPSAEKMSSHQRLGMVDDMWEIALHRLVGGPPPERQSCCLMYALPGLHPCTGCPRIS; encoded by the coding sequence GTGGGCCCGGGCCAACGGCCACACCGTGAGCGACCGCGGCCGGATCAGCGCCGACGTCATGGCCGCCTACGAGAAGGCCAACCGCTGACCCACCCCAGCACCGAGCAGGCCGGCGCGAAGACCCCCTTCGTCGCCGGCCTGCTCGCGCTCCGCCCCCACCTGTCCTACCTCGACGTCGTCGCCGACGGGGTCCCCGACCCGCGCGAGGTGCCGCTCGGCGGCCCGCTGACCGACCCCGACCGCGTCCGCCGCTGGGTCGAGGCCTACGCGAGGGTCACCGAGCGTCAGTCCGGCCTCGCCCCGCCCGGGATGCCCTCGGCCTTCGTCCTGCAGCACCACCTCGACCCCTTCGCCACGGTGGTCGCCACGGCCGCGGTGCGCGGCGCCTGGGTCCTCGACCCCGACCCCAGCTGCTGGTGGATCACGCTTGAGCCCACCTACCTCTACCCGCTGAGCGTCCGGGTGGTGCAGGGGGAGGCCCGCGAGGTCCACGACCTCGCCGTGCGGCTCGACGCTGCCGCCATCGGCTACCGCGCGACCGGTCGCCGGCTCGCCGAGGCCTTCCCCTCGGCCGAGAAGATGAGCAGCCACCAGCGCCTCGGGATGGTCGACGACATGTGGGAGATCGCCCTGCACCGGCTCGTGGGCGGCCCGCCGCCGGAGCGGCAGTCGTGCTGCCTCATGTACGCGCTGCCCGGCCTGCACCCCTGCACCGGCTGCCCGCGGATCAGCTGA
- a CDS encoding histone-like nucleoid-structuring protein Lsr2: MAQRVQIILEDDIDGGPADETLTFGLDGVTYEIDLNEKNASALRDALAPYTGHARRAGGRRSTARKAATPGGNTSEVREWARANGHTVSDRGRISADVMAAYEKANR; the protein is encoded by the coding sequence ATGGCTCAGCGAGTCCAGATCATCCTCGAGGACGACATCGACGGTGGTCCCGCCGACGAGACCCTGACCTTCGGGCTTGACGGCGTCACCTACGAGATCGACCTCAACGAGAAGAACGCCTCCGCCCTGCGGGATGCCCTCGCCCCGTACACGGGCCACGCGCGCCGGGCCGGCGGCCGGCGATCCACCGCTCGCAAGGCGGCCACCCCGGGCGGCAACACCTCCGAGGTCCGCGAGTGGGCCCGGGCCAACGGCCACACCGTGAGCGACCGCGGCCGGATCAGCGCCGACGTCATGGCCGCCTACGAGAAGGCCAACCGCTGA
- the lysS gene encoding lysine--tRNA ligase produces MRVRREKRDRLIAGGTPAYPTAVGRTHTLAEVIGAYAHLETGEETQDVVTVAGRVMFVRNTGKLAFASLQEGPGDRLQVMLSLAEVGEDALAAWKSDVDLGDHVAVTGRVIRSRRGELSVMATSWVMASKALRPLPTLHKELSEEARVRQRYVDLVARQEARDIVRTKAAVLRAVRATLDGEGFVEVETPVLQLIHGGAAARPFGTHMNAFDQAMSLRIALELNLKKAVVGGVDKVYEMGRIFRNEGVDSTHSPEFTMLEAYEAYGDQRSVAELTRRIYLAAADAVGSRVVQTPAGEVDLDGEWRWLSVYPGLSEALGREVTPDTPLAELVAIAAEREVEIDPSWPAGKVVIELFGEIVEPGILAPTFVCDYPAEAQPLARRQDKDPRLIHAWDLIIAGVERGTGFTELVDPVVQREVLVAQSLAAAAGDPEAMQLDEDFLRALEYGAPPMGGIGIGIDRMVMFFTGASIRETLLFPHLKPEA; encoded by the coding sequence ATGAGGGTCCGCCGGGAGAAGCGCGACCGGCTCATCGCGGGCGGGACGCCGGCCTACCCGACGGCGGTCGGGCGCACCCACACCCTCGCCGAGGTCATCGGCGCCTACGCGCACCTCGAGACCGGCGAGGAGACCCAGGACGTCGTGACCGTGGCCGGTCGGGTGATGTTCGTCCGCAACACCGGCAAGCTCGCCTTCGCCTCCCTGCAGGAGGGACCCGGCGACCGGCTCCAGGTGATGCTCAGCCTCGCCGAGGTGGGCGAGGACGCGCTCGCGGCGTGGAAGTCCGACGTCGACCTCGGCGACCACGTCGCGGTGACCGGCCGCGTCATCCGGTCCCGCCGGGGTGAGCTCTCCGTCATGGCTACGAGCTGGGTCATGGCGAGCAAGGCGCTGCGCCCGCTGCCGACCCTGCACAAGGAGCTCTCCGAGGAGGCCCGGGTCCGGCAGCGCTACGTCGACCTCGTGGCCCGCCAGGAGGCGCGCGACATCGTGCGCACCAAGGCGGCCGTCCTGCGCGCCGTCCGGGCGACGCTCGACGGCGAGGGCTTCGTCGAGGTCGAGACGCCGGTCCTCCAGCTCATCCACGGCGGCGCGGCGGCGCGCCCCTTCGGCACGCACATGAACGCCTTCGACCAGGCCATGTCGCTGCGCATCGCCCTCGAGCTCAACCTCAAGAAGGCCGTCGTCGGCGGGGTCGACAAGGTCTACGAGATGGGCCGGATCTTCCGCAACGAGGGCGTGGACTCCACGCACTCGCCGGAGTTCACGATGCTCGAGGCGTACGAGGCCTACGGCGACCAGCGCAGCGTCGCCGAGCTGACCCGGCGTATCTACCTCGCCGCCGCCGACGCCGTCGGCTCGCGCGTCGTCCAGACCCCCGCCGGAGAGGTCGACCTCGACGGTGAGTGGCGCTGGCTCTCGGTCTACCCCGGGCTGTCCGAGGCGCTCGGCCGTGAGGTCACCCCCGACACCCCGCTCGCCGAGCTCGTCGCGATCGCCGCCGAGCGCGAGGTCGAGATCGACCCGTCGTGGCCCGCGGGCAAGGTCGTCATCGAGCTCTTCGGCGAGATCGTCGAGCCGGGCATCCTCGCGCCGACCTTCGTCTGCGACTACCCCGCCGAGGCGCAGCCGCTCGCCCGCCGCCAGGACAAGGACCCCCGGCTCATCCACGCCTGGGACCTCATCATCGCCGGCGTCGAGCGCGGCACCGGGTTCACCGAGCTCGTCGACCCGGTGGTGCAGCGCGAGGTCCTGGTCGCCCAGTCGCTCGCCGCGGCGGCCGGAGACCCTGAGGCGATGCAGCTCGACGAGGACTTCCTGCGGGCGCTCGAGTACGGCGCCCCGCCGATGGGCGGTATCGGCATAGGCATCGACCGCATGGTGATGTTCTTCACCGGGGCAAGCATCCGCGAGACCTTGCTCTTCCCGCACCTCAAGCCGGAGGCCTGA
- the panC gene encoding pantoate--beta-alanine ligase has translation MTTQATTTPVIARTRDELREARTHLTGQTAVVMTMGALHEGHATLIREARKDAEHVIVTIFLNPLQFGPKEDLSKYPRTFDSDLEICREHGVDLVFAPTPDVVYPDGDPGVRISAGPLGDVLEGQSRPGHFDGMLTVVAKLMHLTRGDAFYFGQKDAQQLLLIRRMVRDIDFPARVVSVPTVREEDGLAMSSRNTYLTDSDREVALCLSRALTAGAAAAIEGPSAVRRAARAVLVREPLALIDYLVLVHPTTLQDVPEWYRGEALLAVAGRMGTTRLIDNTPVVIGPGGGRREIFSETVEPV, from the coding sequence ATGACGACGCAGGCCACCACCACCCCCGTGATCGCCCGCACCCGCGACGAGCTCCGGGAGGCACGCACCCACCTCACCGGGCAGACCGCCGTCGTCATGACCATGGGGGCGCTGCACGAGGGGCACGCCACCCTCATCCGCGAGGCTCGCAAGGATGCCGAGCACGTCATCGTGACGATCTTCCTCAACCCGCTGCAGTTCGGGCCCAAGGAGGACCTCTCGAAGTACCCGCGGACCTTCGACTCCGACCTCGAGATCTGCCGGGAGCACGGCGTCGACCTCGTCTTCGCGCCGACCCCCGACGTCGTCTACCCCGACGGTGACCCCGGTGTGCGGATCTCCGCCGGGCCGCTCGGCGACGTGCTCGAGGGCCAGTCGCGGCCCGGTCACTTCGACGGCATGCTCACCGTCGTCGCCAAGCTCATGCACCTGACCCGTGGTGACGCCTTCTACTTCGGGCAGAAGGACGCCCAGCAGCTCCTCCTCATCCGGCGCATGGTCCGCGACATCGACTTCCCGGCCCGGGTCGTGTCGGTGCCGACCGTCCGCGAGGAGGACGGCCTGGCGATGAGCAGCCGCAACACCTATCTCACCGACTCCGACCGCGAGGTCGCGCTGTGCCTCTCGCGCGCCCTCACCGCCGGCGCCGCGGCCGCCATCGAGGGCCCCTCGGCCGTCCGCCGGGCCGCCCGCGCGGTGCTCGTGAGGGAGCCGCTCGCGCTCATCGACTACCTCGTCCTCGTCCACCCGACGACGCTGCAGGACGTGCCCGAGTGGTACCGCGGCGAGGCCCTGCTCGCGGTCGCCGGCCGGATGGGCACGACCCGCCTCATCGACAACACCCCGGTCGTCATCGGCCCCGGGGGCGGCCGCCGCGAGATCTTCTCCGAGACCGTCGAGCCGGTCTGA
- a CDS encoding Rossmann-like and DUF2520 domain-containing protein codes for MSEPTDLPRPWLRVGVVGAGRVGAVLGAALAAAGHRVVAVSAVSEASRERAEALLPEVPVLPVEEVVAAGDLVLLAVPDDALAGLVAGLATTGAWRSGQIVAHTSGAHGLTPFAPAVEQGVIPLALHPAMTFTGTSLDLARLHEACFGITAPEPLRAVAEALVMEMGGEPVWVPEEARALYHAALAHGSNHLVTLVAQAREILAEAGVEHGDRLLRPLLQASLDNALASGDSALTGPVARGDVGTVATHLSVLGALAPDLRPAYAAHATATARRALRTGRLRADQAAPILDRTDATPPSSPDQESP; via the coding sequence GTGAGCGAGCCCACGGACCTCCCGCGCCCCTGGCTGCGTGTCGGTGTCGTCGGCGCCGGCCGGGTCGGTGCGGTGCTCGGTGCGGCCCTCGCGGCGGCCGGGCACCGGGTCGTCGCCGTGAGCGCCGTGAGCGAGGCCAGCCGCGAGCGGGCCGAGGCGCTCCTGCCGGAGGTGCCGGTCCTGCCCGTCGAGGAGGTCGTCGCCGCCGGCGACCTCGTGCTCCTGGCCGTCCCCGACGACGCGCTCGCCGGGCTCGTCGCCGGGCTCGCGACCACCGGTGCATGGCGCTCGGGACAGATCGTCGCCCACACCTCCGGGGCCCACGGGCTGACCCCCTTCGCCCCGGCGGTGGAGCAGGGCGTCATCCCGCTGGCGCTCCACCCGGCGATGACCTTCACCGGCACCTCGCTCGACCTCGCCCGGCTCCACGAGGCGTGCTTCGGCATCACGGCGCCGGAGCCGCTGCGCGCCGTCGCGGAGGCGCTCGTCATGGAGATGGGTGGCGAGCCGGTCTGGGTGCCCGAGGAGGCGCGGGCGCTCTACCACGCAGCGCTCGCCCACGGCAGCAACCACCTCGTCACCCTCGTCGCCCAGGCCCGCGAGATCCTCGCAGAGGCCGGCGTCGAGCACGGCGACCGTCTGCTGCGCCCGCTCCTCCAGGCGAGCCTGGACAACGCGCTGGCCTCGGGGGACTCCGCGCTCACCGGTCCCGTGGCCCGCGGCGACGTCGGCACCGTTGCCACCCACCTGAGCGTCCTCGGCGCGCTCGCGCCGGACCTCCGCCCCGCCTACGCTGCCCACGCCACCGCGACTGCCCGCCGCGCCCTGCGGACGGGACGGCTGCGCGCCGACCAGGCCGCGCCGATCCTCGACCGCACCGACGCCACACCCCCTTCGTCCCCGGACCAGGAGAGCCCATGA
- a CDS encoding SAM-dependent methyltransferase, whose amino-acid sequence MIIPWREAWQEALYGSGGFYRRPEGPVGHFETATHGPVGRALARTLVGLAAETGAEGVVDLGAGRGELLSALRSVGFAGPLAGVDVVDRPAGLPAETGWVVAPGGDRLAEPTTVTDALGTDLGRALVVAHEWLDVVPCTVAQVDDGVLREVEVDAAGVERLGAAVTGDALGWAQRWWPTDEPGARVEVGLARDDAWAAVLDAWHPLRAVAIDYGHTAGTRPPSGTLAAYRDGEVVLPVPDGSADLTAHVALDSLRHDEIVSGAEAVRRWGPSATLPDHALSRTDPAGYLAALADVSAARTLLGEPYGRFAWVIARG is encoded by the coding sequence GTGATCATCCCGTGGCGCGAGGCCTGGCAGGAGGCCCTCTACGGCTCCGGCGGCTTCTACCGGAGGCCCGAGGGGCCGGTCGGACACTTCGAGACGGCGACGCACGGGCCGGTGGGCCGGGCCCTCGCCCGGACCCTCGTCGGGCTCGCGGCCGAGACCGGGGCGGAGGGGGTCGTCGACCTCGGCGCGGGGCGCGGGGAGCTGCTCAGCGCGTTGCGCTCCGTCGGGTTTGCCGGGCCGCTCGCGGGTGTCGACGTCGTCGACCGCCCGGCGGGCCTGCCCGCTGAGACCGGGTGGGTCGTGGCGCCGGGCGGCGACCGGCTCGCCGAGCCCACCACCGTCACGGACGCGCTCGGCACGGACCTGGGTCGGGCGCTCGTCGTCGCGCACGAGTGGCTCGACGTCGTGCCCTGCACCGTCGCGCAGGTCGACGACGGCGTGCTCCGCGAGGTCGAGGTCGACGCGGCAGGAGTCGAGCGGCTCGGCGCCGCGGTCACCGGGGACGCTCTCGGCTGGGCTCAGCGGTGGTGGCCGACCGACGAGCCAGGCGCCCGCGTCGAGGTCGGCCTGGCCCGCGACGACGCCTGGGCTGCGGTACTCGACGCATGGCACCCCCTTCGTGCCGTGGCGATCGACTACGGCCACACGGCCGGCACCCGTCCCCCGTCGGGCACCCTCGCGGCCTACCGCGACGGCGAGGTCGTCCTCCCCGTCCCCGACGGCTCCGCCGACCTCACCGCCCACGTGGCCCTCGACTCCCTTCGCCACGACGAGATCGTCAGCGGGGCGGAGGCGGTCCGGCGGTGGGGACCCTCAGCGACGCTCCCCGACCACGCGCTGTCCCGCACCGACCCGGCCGGCTACCTCGCCGCCCTCGCCGACGTGAGCGCCGCCCGCACGCTCCTGGGCGAGCCGTACGGCCGCTTCGCCTGGGTCATCGCCCGCGGCTGA
- a CDS encoding cytochrome P450, which translates to MAGPTPSLDLTDPDVVRDPYPHLAVLRAHDPFVWVDGLEAHVASGHAEVSAALRHRGLGRIFRPREPAADWETFNWLHADSILDSEPPKHTRLRRLVAGAFNRGHVARLEPRIRQIADDLLDAVGEGPLDLIEAVAEPLPVTVIAELLDWPEADRHLLRPWSQAIVKMYEVDPSEQERLEARRASAEFAAYADELADHRARHPGDDLLTDLVQARDSGDRLSRHELVATVVLLLNAGHEASVNGLGNGIHSWLRAGSPTVDVHDDAALAPFVEELLRHDSPLHLFERTATADIEVAGRPVAQGEKVVVLLGAANRDPAVFADPDVFDPTRDPNPHLAFGLGIHFCIGAPLARLELQQSVRALLSRHPRLEIVEAVQRPTFVLRGYERLVLAPS; encoded by the coding sequence GTCTGGGTCGACGGGCTGGAGGCGCACGTGGCGTCCGGCCACGCCGAGGTGTCGGCGGCGCTGCGCCATCGCGGGCTGGGCCGGATCTTCCGGCCGCGCGAGCCCGCGGCGGACTGGGAGACCTTCAACTGGCTGCACGCCGACTCGATCCTCGACAGCGAGCCGCCGAAGCACACCCGGCTGCGCCGCCTCGTCGCGGGCGCCTTCAACCGCGGCCACGTCGCCCGGCTCGAGCCGCGGATCCGGCAGATCGCCGACGACCTGCTCGACGCCGTGGGGGAGGGCCCCCTCGACCTCATCGAGGCGGTCGCCGAGCCGCTGCCGGTCACCGTCATCGCCGAGCTGCTCGACTGGCCCGAGGCTGACCGCCACCTCCTGCGTCCGTGGAGCCAGGCCATCGTCAAGATGTACGAGGTCGACCCGAGCGAGCAGGAGCGGCTCGAGGCCCGCCGGGCGAGCGCTGAGTTCGCCGCCTACGCCGACGAGCTCGCCGACCACCGCGCCCGGCACCCCGGCGACGACCTGCTCACCGACCTCGTGCAGGCCCGCGACTCCGGCGACCGGCTGAGCCGTCACGAGCTCGTCGCCACCGTCGTGCTCCTGCTCAACGCCGGCCACGAGGCGAGCGTCAACGGGCTCGGCAACGGAATCCACTCCTGGCTGCGGGCCGGCTCGCCGACCGTCGACGTCCACGACGACGCGGCGCTCGCCCCCTTCGTCGAGGAGCTGCTGCGTCACGACAGCCCGCTGCACCTCTTCGAGCGGACGGCGACCGCCGACATCGAGGTGGCCGGTCGGCCGGTGGCGCAGGGGGAGAAGGTCGTCGTCCTCCTCGGCGCGGCCAACCGCGACCCGGCGGTCTTCGCGGACCCGGACGTCTTCGACCCGACGCGCGACCCGAACCCGCACCTCGCCTTCGGGCTGGGCATCCACTTCTGCATCGGGGCACCGCTGGCCCGGCTCGAGCTGCAGCAGTCGGTGCGGGCGCTGCTCAGCCGTCACCCCCGGCTCGAGATCGTCGAGGCGGTCCAGCGCCCGACCTTCGTGCTGCGCGGCTACGAGCGGCTCGTGCTTGCCCCGTCGTGA